In Kordia antarctica, the following proteins share a genomic window:
- a CDS encoding T9SS type A sorting domain-containing protein, translating to MKKTSLTALFCLFIFSVSAQCVISPFIQQNYDVDANILALREIQSNVNDPDYDNPYIPQTRVDYHLEKLSAIYENPDNNPSIDSLFTKFQFHVNTEYNEFQVSYEKIVFSVFTNVSWVQTLITTGTSGFAPLDDFMAQYQLTYSEHFSSNSSGKTFFTLQTSHDALNMLALIDDLESMAGIIEAFEIPSGIDNRFNYTGVLYYIVQFPNVSFQTELCDIIFDENQNYQFMLGGGDCFAGCGLMEFRYLTVSNDCNQVTYSRTLSTEDLELSNVSIYPNPASDNLHIKGITNIQTVEMYSILGKKIEVSLDNSTTVDVSILKSGVYFLKVIDFQNRSIIKKFIKK from the coding sequence ATGAAAAAAACTTCTCTAACAGCCTTATTTTGTTTATTCATATTTAGCGTATCTGCGCAATGTGTTATTAGCCCATTTATTCAGCAGAACTATGATGTAGATGCTAATATATTGGCGTTACGAGAAATTCAAAGTAACGTGAATGATCCTGATTATGACAATCCTTATATTCCACAAACACGCGTAGATTACCATTTGGAAAAGCTATCGGCTATTTATGAAAACCCTGATAACAACCCAAGTATTGATTCTTTGTTTACTAAATTTCAGTTTCATGTCAATACTGAATATAATGAGTTTCAGGTATCGTATGAAAAGATCGTTTTTTCTGTGTTCACTAATGTTTCTTGGGTACAAACTTTAATTACTACAGGAACGTCTGGGTTTGCACCTTTAGACGATTTTATGGCGCAATATCAGCTTACATATTCGGAGCATTTTAGTTCTAATAGTAGTGGAAAAACATTTTTCACTTTACAAACTAGCCATGATGCTTTGAACATGCTTGCTTTGATTGACGATTTGGAAAGCATGGCAGGTATTATTGAAGCGTTCGAAATTCCTAGTGGAATTGATAATAGATTTAATTATACAGGAGTTCTTTATTACATCGTTCAATTTCCTAATGTAAGTTTTCAAACAGAACTATGTGATATCATATTTGATGAAAATCAAAACTATCAGTTTATGCTTGGTGGCGGCGATTGCTTTGCAGGATGTGGATTAATGGAATTTCGTTATCTAACTGTATCAAACGATTGCAATCAAGTTACCTATTCTAGGACCTTATCAACAGAAGATTTAGAACTTTCAAATGTTTCAATCTATCCAAATCCAGCTTCAGATAATTTACATATTAAAGGAATTACAAACATTCAAACCGTAGAAATGTATTCTATACTTGGAAAAAAGATTGAAGTTTCTTTAGACAATTCAACAACAGTTGATGTAAGTATTTTAAAAAGTGGTGTATATTTTTTGAAAGTAATTGATTTTCAAAATCGTTCAATCATTAAAAAATTTATAAAGAAGTAA